In Aythya fuligula isolate bAytFul2 chromosome 6, bAytFul2.pri, whole genome shotgun sequence, the following are encoded in one genomic region:
- the COPS8 gene encoding COP9 signalosome complex subunit 8, which produces MPVAVMAEGAFSFRKLLEQCETQELEAPGGIATPLVYGQLLALYLLHNDMNNARYLWKRIPPAIKSANAELGAVWSVGQRIWQRDFPGIYTTISAHQWSETIQPIMEALRDATRRRAFGLVSQAYTSIVADDFAAFVGLPVEEAVKGVLEQGWQADFSTRMVMPKKPGVLEASFNRFIPSSEPAPVPPIPNEQQLARLTDYVAFLEN; this is translated from the exons ATGCCGGTGGCGGTGATGGCGGAGGGCGCCTTCAGCTTCaggaagctgctggagcagtgcGAGACGCAGGAGCTCGAG GCCCCTGGAGGAATTGCAACGCCTCTTGTTTATGGCCAGCTTCTGGCTTTATACCTGTTGCATAATGACAT GAATAATGCACGATATCTTTGGAAAAGAATCCCTCCTGCTATTAAATCT GCAAATGCTGAACTTGGTGCAGTTTGGTCAGTAGGCCAACGAATCTGGCAAAGAGACTTCCCAGGAATCTATACAACAATCAGTGCGCACCAGTGGTCTGAGACCATTCAACCAATCATGGAAGCACTTAGAG ATGCAACTAGGAGGCGAGCTTTTGGACTGGTTTCTCAAGCATATACATCAATAGTTGCAGATgattttgcagcttttgttgGGCTTCCTGTAGAAGAAGCTGTGAAAG gTGTGTTAGAACAGGGCTGGCAAGCAGACTTTTCCACTCGTATGGTAATGCCTAAAAAGCCAG GTGTACTGGAAGCTTCCTTTAACAGATTTATTCCTTCATCAG aaccTGCTCCCGTTCCACCAATTCCAAATGAACAGCAGTTGGCCAGATTGACCGACTATGTGGCTTTCCTTGAAAATTGA